DNA from Desulfuromonas sp. AOP6:
TCGAGGATGTCGGGGTCACGGGGCCCCATATAAATCAGGTAATCAAAAGATATGGACGAGTGAGGCAAAAGGGTTTTAAGGGGGGCCTGCACACGATTATAAATGTAATTTCCATCGCTATATAGCTTTATAAAATCAAGAGAATTATCCAGGGGGACGATAGCGGACATAAAGTATTCGTCTTCAAAAGCAGTCCAAATAACATTATCCCTGTATTCTACAGTTTTTTCGATGTCTTTACGCTTAACCGTATCAACATCATCATTAACGAGAGTAGCAGGACCCACAAATGAAAGACTAGAAGACTCATTCAACCGATCTAAGGGGGTTACCAAAGACAAAGAAAGTTTACCGTCCAAAGATTTTTCTGATTTATTAAAAGCAGTAATGTGAACAGGAAAATCATAACTATTTCCACTAAAAACAAACTTTTTTACTAAAGTGACACCATGATCATTGTCAAATTGAAAAGATATTTCTTTTTTATCTCCAGGCCGTATAAAAATATAATTGTCATCAATATCCAAATGAAAAAGGTCATCTTTCCCGTGAAAGAAAAAGCCCTCCCCATTATTGGAAAGTGTTGAATGAGAGGGGTCCACCACCAAATCAATGAAACCCGAGTCTTCTTTGGCTGAGATGAAATATTTTTTTAGTTTAAAACTTTTTACAGTAGCTCCGACATTAGACAGAACAACGATAAAATCGTCAGTTTCAATGGTAATTTCCCGTGGCTTAACGTTTCCTGTATTTATAATTTCGCTAGGTCCTGTCGCCCTCTTCGGTTCAGTGGGGACAATAATTTCCGCAGGGGTCGCATCCTGCACGGAAACAATGGA
Protein-coding regions in this window:
- the yidC gene encoding membrane protein insertase YidC, yielding MENKNTIIALVLMLVVWVGFTLYSQTQVDPVPPQPESIVSVQDATPAEIIVPTEPKRATGPSEIINTGNVKPREITIETDDFIVVLSNVGATVKSFKLKKYFISAKEDSGFIDLVVDPSHSTLSNNGEGFFFHGKDDLFHLDIDDNYIFIRPGDKKEISFQFDNDHGVTLVKKFVFSGNSYDFPVHITAFNKSEKSLDGKLSLSLVTPLDRLNESSSLSFVGPATLVNDDVDTVKRKDIEKTVEYRDNVIWTAFEDEYFMSAIVPLDNSLDFIKLYSDGNYIYNRVQAPLKTLLPHSSISFDYLIYMGPRDPDILESVNYRLSEIVDFGIFDFIARPLLFVLNFFYSFVGNYGVAIILLTFVIKILFWPLTQKSYSSMKAMQTLQPEMQKIREKFKNDKERLNREIMELYKTKRVNPLGGCLPMLIQIPVFFALYKVLLGNIDLRHAPFALWITDLSTKDPYYITPIIMGGTMFLQQKMTPTTMDPTQAKIFMIMPIVFTFLFLNFPSGLVIYWLVNNLLTILQQYLINKSPLKS